One window of the Streptomyces sp. NBC_00259 genome contains the following:
- a CDS encoding MATE family efflux transporter — protein MTQAPAAPRTSRRRHDREIITLAVPAFGALVAEPLFVMVDSAIVGHLGTPQLAGLGVAAALLMTAVSVFVFLAYATTAAVARRVGAGDLSAAIRQGMDGIWLALLLGVAVVAVTMPTAPWLVDIFGTSDTAAPYAITYLRISSLGIPAMLIVMAATGVLRGLQNTRTPLYVAIGGFTANAALNAGLVYGLGLGIAGSAWGTVIAQCGMAAAYLVVVVRGARRHGASLRPDAVGIRASAQAGVPLLVRTLSLRAVLMIATAVAARMGDTDIAAHQIILALWSLMAFALDAIAIAGQAIIGRYLGADDAEGARDACRRMVQWGIVSGIVLGALIVVARPLFIPLFTADPAVQDTLLPALLVVALSQPVAGVVFVLDGVLMGAGDGPYLAGAMLATLVVFAPVALLVPTLGGGLTALWWAMALMMTVRMATLWLRTRSGRWIVTGATR, from the coding sequence ATCTTGGCACTCCACAGCTCGCTGGGCTGGGGGTCGCTGCCGCCCTGCTGATGACGGCCGTCAGCGTCTTCGTCTTTCTCGCCTATGCCACCACCGCCGCAGTCGCCCGCCGCGTGGGAGCCGGCGATCTGAGCGCCGCCATCCGCCAGGGCATGGACGGCATCTGGCTCGCCCTGCTGCTCGGCGTGGCAGTCGTCGCGGTCACCATGCCCACAGCGCCATGGCTGGTCGACATCTTCGGAACCTCCGATACGGCCGCCCCGTACGCCATCACCTATCTGCGCATCTCCAGCCTCGGCATCCCCGCGATGCTCATCGTCATGGCCGCCACCGGCGTACTGCGCGGCCTCCAGAACACCCGCACTCCCCTGTACGTCGCCATCGGCGGCTTCACCGCCAACGCTGCGCTCAACGCCGGGCTCGTCTATGGTCTCGGCCTCGGCATCGCAGGCTCCGCCTGGGGCACCGTCATCGCCCAGTGCGGTATGGCCGCCGCCTATCTCGTGGTGGTCGTCCGCGGAGCACGTCGCCACGGCGCCTCCCTGCGCCCGGACGCCGTGGGCATACGGGCCAGTGCTCAGGCAGGCGTCCCCCTGCTCGTTCGTACGCTCTCCCTGCGCGCCGTTCTGATGATCGCCACCGCCGTTGCTGCCCGCATGGGCGACACCGATATCGCCGCCCACCAGATCATCCTCGCTCTCTGGAGCTTGATGGCCTTCGCGTTGGACGCGATCGCCATCGCCGGCCAGGCGATCATCGGACGCTACCTGGGGGCGGACGATGCCGAGGGGGCGAGGGACGCCTGCCGCCGGATGGTTCAGTGGGGCATCGTCTCGGGCATCGTGCTCGGAGCTCTGATCGTGGTCGCCCGTCCGCTCTTCATTCCCCTGTTCACCGCCGACCCAGCGGTCCAGGACACGCTGCTTCCGGCCCTCCTGGTCGTGGCGCTCTCCCAGCCGGTCGCCGGTGTGGTCTTTGTTCTGGACGGCGTCCTGATGGGCGCCGGCGACGGGCCCTATCTGGCCGGCGCCATGCTGGCGACCCTCGTGGTGTTCGCTCCCGTCGCACTGCTCGTGCCCACCCTCGGTGGCGGGCTCACCGCCCTGTGGTGGGCGATGGCACTGATGATGACCGTCCGCATGGCGACCCTGTGGCTTCGCACCCGTTCCGGCCGTTGGATCGTCACAGGAGCGACCCGCTGA
- the rplI gene encoding 50S ribosomal protein L9 — translation MKIILTHEVSGLGAAGDVVDVKDGYARNYLVPRGFAIRWTKGGEKDVEQIRRARKIHEIATIEQANEIKAKLEGVKVRLAVRSGDAGRLFGSVTPGDIASAIKSAGGPEVDKRRVELGSPIKTLGSHQVSVRLHPEVAAKLGVEVIAA, via the coding sequence ATGAAGATCATCCTCACTCACGAGGTGTCCGGCCTCGGCGCTGCCGGCGACGTCGTCGACGTCAAGGACGGCTACGCTCGCAACTACCTGGTCCCGCGCGGTTTCGCGATCCGCTGGACCAAGGGTGGCGAGAAGGACGTCGAGCAGATCCGCCGTGCCCGCAAGATCCACGAGATCGCGACGATCGAGCAGGCCAACGAGATCAAGGCCAAGCTCGAGGGCGTGAAGGTGCGTCTGGCTGTTCGCTCCGGCGACGCCGGCCGCCTCTTCGGCTCCGTCACCCCGGGCGACATCGCTTCGGCGATCAAGTCCGCCGGTGGTCCGGAGGTCGACAAGCGCCGCGTTGAGCTCGGTTCGCCGATCAAGACCCTGGGCTCGCACCAGGTGTCCGTGCGTCTGCACCCCGAGGTCGCCGCGAAGCTCGGCGTCGAGGTCATCGCCGCCTGA
- the rpsR gene encoding 30S ribosomal protein S18, with product MAKPPVRKPKKKVCAFCKDKTVYVDYKDTNMLRKFISDRGKIRARRVTGNCTQHQRDVATAVKNSREMALLPYTSTAR from the coding sequence ATGGCGAAGCCGCCTGTGCGCAAGCCGAAGAAGAAGGTCTGCGCATTCTGCAAGGACAAGACCGTATACGTGGACTACAAGGACACGAACATGCTGCGGAAGTTCATTTCCGACCGCGGCAAGATCCGTGCCCGTCGCGTGACCGGCAACTGCACGCAGCACCAGCGTGACGTCGCCACGGCCGTCAAGAACAGCCGTGAGATGGCGCTGCTGCCCTACACGTCCACCGCGCGCTAA